In Polaribacter sp. Hel_I_88, the following proteins share a genomic window:
- the pdeM gene encoding ligase-associated DNA damage response endonuclease PdeM: protein MIKTVSIVTHKINCNDQILELTNQRVIFWEAQESLILSDLHIGKSAHFQKSGIPIPSSVLDDDLARLKQLITHFKAKNLIIVGDLFHAEYNKDLDQFKAWLSNFDELNLKLIKGNHDRLKHTIYDQFNIEVHQPSLDIDCVKFVHDSIKPTENCFTISGHLHPGVSIKGKGRQRIKLPCFQVAENQLILPAFSLFTGLNTQKNFDKCQNFCFTEDGIFEV from the coding sequence ATGATAAAAACCGTTTCGATTGTAACTCATAAAATAAATTGTAATGATCAAATTTTAGAGTTAACCAATCAACGAGTTATTTTTTGGGAAGCACAAGAAAGCCTTATTTTAAGCGATTTACATATTGGTAAATCTGCCCATTTTCAAAAAAGTGGCATTCCAATTCCCTCTTCAGTTTTAGATGATGATTTAGCAAGATTAAAACAATTAATTACCCATTTTAAAGCCAAAAATTTAATTATTGTGGGCGATTTATTTCATGCAGAATACAACAAAGATTTAGATCAATTTAAGGCTTGGCTTTCCAATTTCGATGAATTAAATTTAAAGCTCATCAAAGGAAATCATGATCGTTTAAAACATACAATTTACGATCAATTTAATATAGAAGTGCATCAACCTTCCTTGGATATAGATTGCGTAAAATTTGTGCACGATTCCATAAAACCCACCGAAAATTGCTTTACCATTTCTGGACATTTGCATCCTGGAGTTTCCATCAAAGGAAAAGGTAGACAGCGAATTAAATTGCCTTGTTTTCAAGTAGCTGAAAATCAACTAATTTTACCTGCTTTTAGTTTATTTACAGGTTTAAATACACAGAAAAACTTTGATAAATGCCAAAATTTCTGTTTTACAGAAGATGGTATTTTTGAAGTATAG
- a CDS encoding ligase-associated DNA damage response exonuclease, with translation MKLVKFTKKGIYCIPGKFYLDPWYPVDYAIISHGHADHSRSGNKHYLCQNDSKAIIKHRLGQEISIESLGYNQPKNINGVQVSFFPAGHVIGSAQIRLEYKGYVVVFSGDYKTQPDFISTPYEPVKCHEFITESTFGLPIYKWKTEEELQTELTNWVLQNQANNRTSVFLGYSLGKAQRIMKLIEGVNDIYVHSAINNLNNAISGSGIDLPKTTLLNYDFKKADIQNKIVILPPALLGSRMIKKIPNAATAICSGWMHIRGNRRWKGVDAGFSISDHADWDGLLEAVKATGAEKVHVTHGSQAVFSKYLNEIGIEAYELKTEFGEDEFAKDEETKTETADL, from the coding sequence TTGAAACTTGTAAAATTCACAAAAAAAGGTATTTATTGTATTCCAGGAAAATTTTATTTAGATCCATGGTATCCTGTGGATTATGCCATTATTTCTCATGGACATGCAGATCATTCAAGGTCAGGAAATAAGCATTATTTGTGTCAGAATGATTCGAAAGCAATTATAAAACATAGACTTGGGCAAGAAATTTCTATTGAAAGTTTAGGCTATAATCAACCTAAAAACATAAATGGAGTTCAAGTAAGTTTTTTTCCAGCAGGTCATGTCATTGGTTCTGCTCAAATTCGTTTGGAGTACAAAGGTTATGTAGTTGTTTTTTCTGGGGATTATAAAACACAACCCGATTTTATTTCCACACCTTATGAACCTGTAAAATGCCACGAATTTATTACAGAAAGTACTTTTGGTTTGCCAATTTACAAGTGGAAAACTGAAGAAGAATTACAAACAGAATTGACAAATTGGGTTTTACAAAATCAAGCAAATAATAGAACCAGTGTTTTTTTAGGGTATAGTTTAGGCAAAGCGCAACGAATTATGAAATTGATTGAAGGTGTAAATGACATTTACGTGCATTCAGCAATCAATAATTTAAACAATGCAATTTCTGGTTCTGGCATTGATTTACCAAAAACAACTTTATTAAATTACGATTTCAAAAAAGCCGATATTCAAAATAAAATTGTCATTTTACCTCCAGCTTTATTAGGCTCAAGAATGATAAAAAAAATACCAAATGCTGCAACTGCAATTTGCTCTGGTTGGATGCACATTCGTGGAAACAGAAGATGGAAAGGTGTTGATGCTGGCTTTTCAATTAGCGATCATGCAGATTGGGATGGATTATTAGAAGCTGTAAAAGCAACTGGAGCAGAAAAAGTGCATGTAACTCATGGTTCGCAAGCAGTTTTTTCTAAATATTTAAATGAAATTGGCATTGAAGCGTATGAATTAAAAACCGAATTTGGTGAAGATGAATTTGCAAAAGATGAAGAAACCAAAACTGAAACTGCGGATTTATGA
- a CDS encoding DUF2357 domain-containing protein, with protein MINNQTKKYSYAVKNHGTFDIITSENERLQDFKTVTKNFELRILGQKQSVNNSEKVYVFDWQEVTFNAIIDPLNHAKEYSLWLDNKLVAHSKTLNKQLHSIRTLKTKLSFTEEIGCHVIKILSPNDKVVLELTFEVFPENIQYKQEYKLLQQDCVRIVNNLSFKLLTSYYKKIKNKSSGTTSNTKWWFVLDALFEDLIKSLELIQRNPKHTIITDEEVKQIDKVRKPSSKNKIWLTKNTQYISNNKDEGIELISGHYFSHALTLKKKISYDNYENRFVKYMANQIISRLTDLKKDLHKNSVSDNENIVQKIKTYTSRLHGFLNKIPFSKVGDFEKETYFSSTLTKAAGYKDLLQIYSLLENGFEILEDDFSYVDYKKIDNLYGYWCFIKMFDIIQNSLNFTITNQNILGLHNGKFKANVGVNDLTTIKLASKEHKEISLEYNKEKSLITMELITKKENLSLFQFYPNYQITNNNKYSENSNYTDSSLLLFKENIEQEEIKNEIKQNNPKDLKSIILYPSNAENTNFKKLKKEDTATKYFPLLPSTSGLLEKYIRNIIVDETTNNVQAIVGMQYQQYISERETFDKGILIGRLKKEALQKRLTYLENENRYYFPFVKSKNSRIYKVSYLLLTKPESSKALLKKVKRWEILSKKDLIDTGINWKLNSEHYLVFNLENKTEKIDTKIEIPIFSFRYTTLRGLYFFKNQLENNALYIANETSYLLYKFLIKKNIEFTISWSKDEKYFTNVVFKLSNNLKLICSNRFPYQHYMVKNKIKPLSSLIDQFH; from the coding sequence ATGATAAATAATCAAACTAAAAAATATAGTTATGCTGTTAAAAATCATGGAACCTTTGATATTATTACATCCGAAAATGAAAGACTACAAGATTTTAAGACAGTAACAAAAAACTTCGAACTTCGCATTTTAGGACAAAAACAATCTGTTAATAATTCTGAAAAAGTTTATGTATTCGATTGGCAAGAGGTTACTTTTAATGCTATTATAGATCCTCTAAATCATGCAAAAGAATATTCTCTTTGGCTTGATAATAAACTAGTAGCACATTCTAAAACATTAAACAAACAACTACACTCTATAAGAACTCTTAAAACGAAGCTGTCGTTTACGGAAGAAATAGGATGTCATGTAATTAAAATTTTATCTCCTAATGACAAAGTAGTTTTAGAATTAACTTTTGAGGTTTTTCCTGAAAATATACAGTATAAGCAAGAATATAAATTGCTACAACAGGATTGTGTTAGAATAGTTAACAACCTAAGTTTTAAACTGCTTACAAGCTACTATAAAAAAATAAAAAATAAATCTAGTGGTACTACTTCTAATACGAAATGGTGGTTTGTTTTAGATGCTTTATTTGAAGATTTGATAAAAAGTTTAGAGCTCATTCAACGAAACCCAAAACACACTATTATCACAGATGAAGAGGTGAAACAAATAGATAAGGTAAGAAAACCTTCATCAAAAAATAAAATATGGCTCACCAAAAATACTCAGTATATTTCAAATAATAAAGACGAGGGAATTGAATTGATTTCTGGCCACTATTTTTCTCATGCTTTAACACTTAAAAAAAAGATAAGCTACGATAATTATGAGAATAGATTTGTAAAATATATGGCCAATCAAATAATAAGTAGATTAACCGACTTAAAAAAAGATTTGCATAAAAACAGTGTATCTGATAATGAAAATATAGTTCAAAAAATAAAAACGTATACGAGTAGATTACATGGTTTTTTAAATAAAATACCATTTAGTAAAGTTGGTGATTTTGAAAAAGAAACCTACTTTTCTTCAACCTTAACCAAAGCAGCAGGGTATAAAGATTTGTTACAAATTTATTCACTACTAGAAAATGGTTTTGAAATTTTAGAGGATGATTTTAGTTATGTAGATTACAAAAAAATTGATAATCTCTATGGTTATTGGTGTTTTATTAAGATGTTCGATATCATTCAAAATTCTTTAAATTTTACAATAACAAACCAAAATATTTTGGGCTTGCATAATGGAAAATTTAAAGCTAATGTAGGTGTTAATGATCTTACTACTATAAAATTGGCAAGTAAAGAACATAAAGAAATTTCTTTAGAATATAACAAAGAAAAATCTTTAATAACAATGGAGCTTATCACTAAAAAAGAGAACCTTTCTTTATTTCAATTTTATCCAAATTATCAAATTACAAACAATAATAAATACAGTGAAAATTCAAATTATACAGACAGTTCTCTTTTGCTTTTTAAGGAGAATATTGAACAAGAGGAAATTAAAAATGAGATAAAACAAAACAACCCAAAAGATTTAAAATCGATAATTTTATATCCTTCAAATGCAGAAAACACGAATTTTAAAAAATTAAAAAAAGAAGATACTGCTACTAAATACTTTCCATTATTGCCATCAACATCAGGCTTATTGGAAAAATATATAAGAAATATTATTGTCGATGAAACAACAAATAATGTGCAAGCTATTGTTGGAATGCAGTATCAACAATATATAAGTGAAAGAGAAACTTTTGATAAAGGAATACTAATTGGGCGTTTAAAAAAAGAAGCACTTCAAAAACGTTTGACCTATTTAGAGAATGAGAATAGGTATTATTTCCCTTTTGTAAAAAGCAAAAACAGTCGTATTTATAAGGTTTCTTATTTGTTACTTACCAAACCTGAAAGTTCTAAAGCACTATTAAAAAAAGTAAAAAGATGGGAAATACTTAGTAAGAAAGATCTTATAGATACAGGTATAAATTGGAAATTAAACTCAGAACACTACCTTGTTTTTAATTTAGAAAATAAAACAGAAAAAATTGATACTAAAATTGAAATTCCGATTTTTAGTTTTAGATATACCACATTAAGAGGCTTGTATTTTTTTAAAAATCAACTAGAAAATAATGCTTTGTATATTGCAAATGAAACTAGCTACTTATTGTATAAATTTTTAATTAAAAAGAATATAGAATTTACAATTTCGTGGTCTAAAGACGAAAAATATTTTACTAATGTAGTTTTTAAACTATCTAACAATTTAAAGTTAATTTGTTCAAATCGTTTTCCTTATCAACATTATATGGTAAAAAACAAAATAAAACCTTTATCATCTCTCATTGATCAATTTCACTAA
- a CDS encoding ATP-dependent DNA ligase, whose amino-acid sequence MKDFSNLISAIEITNKTTAKIDALVEYFKVAPDKDKLWLIALFTGKRPSRPVKSNLMKSWVMEITQLPEWLFLESYSSVGDLGETIALLLPNPENEIEKPLHIWIDELINLKPKTDEEKKEYVLEAWNGLQAQERLIFNKLIGGSFRIGVSKKTLVNALAKLSGIDANQLMHSIIGNWTPNSISFDDLLGGEHINYDNSKPYPFCLAYSLEKELQDLGDEKDWQIEYKWDGIRGQIIKRKEEVFIWSRGEELVTEQFPELVESVSKLEGSFVIDGEILAIKDSAVLLFNDLQKRLNRKNVTKKLLEDVPVGLYIYDILEIDDEDLREQSMEIRREKLEQLFAKNTATNLHLSEVIKFENWNELDALRNAARSFNSEGLMLKKKSSIYHVGRKKGDWWKWKVDPLTIDAVMIYAQKGSGRRSSKYTDYTFAVKNDDQLVTVAKAYSGLTDKEITEISRWVNKNAIEKFGPVRTVKAELVFEIAFEGIAYSKRHKSGVALRFPRMKRWRKDKTVKDIDTIESVKALIQN is encoded by the coding sequence ATGAAAGACTTTTCCAACTTAATTAGCGCTATTGAAATCACCAATAAAACCACTGCAAAAATTGATGCTTTAGTTGAGTATTTTAAAGTTGCCCCAGACAAAGATAAATTATGGTTGATTGCCTTATTCACAGGAAAAAGACCAAGCAGACCTGTAAAATCTAACTTAATGAAAAGTTGGGTGATGGAAATTACACAACTTCCTGAGTGGCTATTTTTAGAAAGTTATTCATCAGTGGGAGATTTAGGAGAAACTATTGCACTTTTATTGCCAAATCCAGAAAATGAAATCGAAAAGCCACTGCATATTTGGATTGATGAGCTCATCAACCTAAAACCAAAAACAGACGAAGAAAAAAAGGAATATGTCTTAGAAGCTTGGAATGGTTTGCAAGCTCAAGAACGTTTAATTTTTAATAAATTAATTGGTGGAAGTTTTAGAATTGGAGTTTCCAAAAAAACCTTGGTAAATGCACTCGCAAAATTATCTGGAATTGATGCAAATCAACTAATGCACAGTATTATTGGAAATTGGACACCAAATTCCATTTCTTTTGATGATTTATTGGGTGGTGAACATATTAATTACGATAATTCAAAACCATATCCTTTTTGCTTGGCATATTCTTTGGAAAAAGAATTGCAAGATTTGGGTGATGAAAAAGATTGGCAAATTGAGTATAAATGGGATGGAATTCGTGGGCAAATCATCAAAAGAAAAGAAGAGGTTTTTATTTGGAGTAGAGGAGAAGAGTTGGTTACAGAACAATTTCCAGAATTGGTGGAATCAGTTTCAAAATTAGAAGGAAGTTTTGTAATTGATGGCGAGATTTTAGCCATAAAAGATAGTGCAGTTCTACTTTTTAACGATTTACAAAAACGCTTAAATCGAAAAAATGTAACCAAAAAATTGTTAGAAGATGTACCTGTTGGTTTGTACATTTATGATATTTTAGAAATTGATGATGAAGATTTACGAGAACAATCGATGGAAATTCGTCGTGAAAAATTAGAACAATTATTTGCTAAAAATACAGCAACAAATTTACATTTATCAGAAGTGATTAAATTTGAGAATTGGAACGAATTAGATGCTTTAAGAAACGCAGCCAGAAGTTTTAATTCTGAAGGTTTAATGTTGAAGAAAAAATCGTCTATATATCATGTTGGAAGAAAAAAAGGCGATTGGTGGAAATGGAAAGTAGATCCTTTAACAATTGATGCTGTAATGATTTATGCTCAGAAAGGAAGTGGAAGAAGAAGTTCTAAATACACAGATTACACGTTTGCAGTTAAAAATGACGATCAATTAGTAACAGTTGCCAAAGCTTATTCAGGTTTAACAGATAAAGAAATTACGGAAATTTCACGTTGGGTAAATAAAAATGCTATCGAAAAATTTGGTCCTGTAAGAACTGTAAAAGCAGAATTGGTTTTCGAAATCGCTTTTGAAGGAATTGCCTACAGCAAACGTCATAAAAGTGGAGTTGCCTTGCGTTTTCCAAGAATGAAGCGTTGGCGAAAAGATAAAACCGTAAAAGATATTGATACGATTGAATCAGTGAAAGCATTAATACAAAATTAG
- a CDS encoding ligase-associated DNA damage response DEXH box helicase, with protein sequence MSNFKQTQGYQIIQNWMAEKGHTPFSFQDQTWERYHNNFSGMVVAPTGFGKTFSVFLGVVIDYFNHPERYKKGLKLIWISPLRSLAKDLAKAMNEVVDEIGLDWEVAVRNGDTPTNIRRKQERLMPDVLLTTPETLHLLFSQKKNSRWFKNVNCIAVDEWHELLGSKRGVLVELAIARIRNLSKKTSVWGITATIGNLEEAKNVLIPYDGVKTTMIKAKEKKKIEIVSVLPDEVEELSWAGHLGKKMSSKIIPIIYENNTTLIFTNTRNQSELWYQILIEEAPDLIGQIAIHHGSIAKVQRNFIEEAISQGILKAVVCTSSLDLGVDFKPVDCVIQIGSAKGIARFLQRAGRSGHSPFETSKMYAVPTHSLQLIEVAAVKEAVKQNEIEARYPYVLTYDILVQFLVTLAVGEGFKADETFEFIKEIHAFHYLTKEDFDWCIHFITQGGNTLKSYEEFHKVVLDEEDGLYKVKSRRIAMMHRMNIGVIVGEVMLYVKFFSGGYIGMVEEYFISKLKKGDAFVIGGRVVEMKQIKDMTVLVKASKSKKAITPSWNGGRLPLTSYLTHFLRLKLSDAIDANNRERELKFLHPLLKRQQEKSHIPRHDEFLTELIETKDGFHLFMYPFEGRLVHEIMASLIAYRISQIKPITFTIAQNDYGFELLSDQEIPLNEDNIEQILSKENLMKDIIASINASEMASRKFRDIAVVAGLVIQSQPGNKKSNKSLQSSSGLIFRVLNDYEPTNLLLKQAYDEVFNYQLEKVRLQKAFERITESKIILKRAKDFTPLSFPLKVDSLRGTMTNEELSKRIQRIQKQAVK encoded by the coding sequence TTGAGCAATTTTAAACAAACCCAAGGCTATCAAATCATCCAAAATTGGATGGCAGAAAAAGGGCACACACCTTTTAGTTTTCAAGATCAAACTTGGGAACGTTACCACAATAATTTTAGTGGAATGGTGGTTGCTCCAACAGGATTTGGTAAAACATTTTCGGTTTTTTTAGGAGTTGTCATTGATTATTTTAATCACCCAGAAAGATATAAAAAAGGATTAAAATTAATATGGATTAGTCCTTTGCGTTCTTTAGCAAAAGATTTGGCAAAAGCCATGAATGAAGTTGTAGATGAAATTGGTTTGGATTGGGAAGTTGCTGTGAGAAATGGAGATACACCAACCAACATCCGAAGAAAACAAGAGCGATTAATGCCAGACGTTTTGCTCACAACTCCAGAAACATTGCACCTTTTATTTTCTCAAAAGAAAAATTCACGTTGGTTTAAAAATGTAAACTGTATTGCTGTTGATGAGTGGCATGAATTGTTAGGTTCTAAAAGAGGTGTTTTAGTAGAATTGGCAATTGCAAGAATTAGAAATTTATCAAAAAAAACCAGTGTTTGGGGAATTACAGCAACCATTGGTAATTTAGAAGAAGCAAAAAATGTTTTGATTCCTTATGATGGTGTAAAAACCACGATGATAAAAGCGAAGGAAAAAAAGAAGATAGAAATTGTTTCGGTTTTACCAGATGAAGTTGAAGAATTGTCTTGGGCAGGACATTTGGGTAAAAAAATGAGCTCAAAAATAATTCCGATTATTTATGAAAATAACACCACTTTAATTTTTACAAATACTAGAAATCAAAGCGAATTATGGTATCAAATTCTCATTGAAGAAGCACCAGATTTAATTGGGCAAATTGCCATTCATCATGGATCTATTGCAAAAGTACAGCGTAATTTTATTGAAGAGGCTATTTCTCAAGGCATTTTAAAAGCAGTCGTTTGTACATCCTCTTTAGATCTGGGAGTCGATTTTAAACCTGTAGATTGTGTGATACAAATTGGTTCAGCTAAAGGAATTGCACGTTTTTTACAAAGAGCAGGTAGAAGTGGACATTCGCCTTTTGAAACCTCAAAAATGTACGCAGTTCCTACACATTCTTTACAATTGATAGAAGTTGCAGCAGTAAAAGAAGCTGTAAAACAAAACGAAATCGAAGCAAGATATCCTTATGTATTAACCTATGATATTTTAGTGCAGTTTTTAGTAACCTTAGCAGTTGGTGAAGGTTTTAAAGCTGATGAAACTTTTGAATTTATCAAAGAAATTCACGCTTTTCATTATTTAACCAAAGAAGATTTTGACTGGTGCATTCATTTTATCACACAAGGTGGAAATACCTTAAAATCTTATGAGGAATTCCACAAAGTGGTTTTAGATGAAGAAGATGGTCTTTACAAAGTAAAAAGCAGGCGAATTGCAATGATGCACAGAATGAATATTGGTGTAATTGTTGGCGAAGTTATGTTGTATGTAAAATTCTTTTCTGGTGGTTATATTGGCATGGTTGAAGAGTATTTTATATCGAAATTAAAAAAAGGTGATGCCTTTGTAATTGGTGGTAGAGTTGTAGAAATGAAACAGATTAAAGATATGACTGTTTTGGTAAAAGCCAGCAAATCTAAAAAAGCAATTACGCCAAGTTGGAATGGTGGACGATTGCCTTTAACCTCTTACTTAACGCATTTTTTACGTTTAAAATTAAGTGATGCTATTGATGCCAATAATAGAGAAAGAGAACTAAAATTTTTACATCCGCTTTTAAAACGTCAACAAGAAAAATCTCACATTCCAAGACATGATGAATTTTTAACAGAACTCATAGAAACCAAAGACGGTTTTCATTTATTTATGTATCCTTTTGAAGGACGATTGGTGCACGAAATTATGGCGTCTTTAATTGCTTATAGAATTAGTCAAATAAAACCCATAACGTTTACAATAGCACAAAATGATTATGGTTTTGAATTGCTTTCTGATCAAGAAATTCCGTTAAACGAAGATAATATAGAACAGATTTTATCCAAAGAAAATTTAATGAAAGACATAATTGCAAGCATCAACGCAAGTGAAATGGCTTCCAGAAAATTTAGAGATATTGCTGTGGTTGCAGGTTTGGTTATTCAATCTCAACCAGGAAACAAAAAATCGAATAAGAGTTTGCAATCTTCCTCTGGTTTAATTTTTAGAGTGCTGAATGATTATGAACCCACCAATTTATTATTAAAACAAGCGTATGATGAGGTTTTTAATTATCAACTAGAAAAAGTGCGTTTACAGAAGGCTTTTGAGCGAATTACAGAGAGTAAAATAATTTTGAAAAGAGCAAAAGATTTTACACCTTTGAGCTTTCCTTTAAAAGTAGATAGTTTGCGAGGCACAATGACTAATGAGGAATTGAGCAAACGAATTCAACGTATTCAAAAACAGGCAGTAAAATGA
- a CDS encoding VOC family protein, whose translation MMKIQAYLAFNGNCQEALNFYADLFDAQVENRIFYKDQKIDVPNSYRDKLQHAELKGKGVHFMAYDASPDTPINSGNQVHMSVDVHDEHKAKEVFKTLSNQGITHHEFREREWGMFGRCTDKFGIHWMVNAKK comes from the coding sequence ATGATGAAGATACAAGCCTATTTAGCATTTAATGGAAATTGTCAAGAAGCCTTAAATTTTTACGCAGATTTATTTGATGCGCAAGTAGAAAATAGAATTTTCTATAAAGATCAAAAAATAGATGTTCCCAATTCTTATAGAGATAAGTTGCAGCATGCAGAGTTAAAAGGAAAAGGTGTGCATTTTATGGCCTATGATGCTTCTCCAGATACACCCATAAATTCAGGAAACCAAGTGCATATGAGTGTAGATGTGCATGATGAACATAAAGCTAAAGAAGTTTTTAAAACATTAAGCAATCAAGGAATTACACATCATGAATTTAGAGAAAGAGAATGGGGAATGTTTGGTAGATGTACAGATAAATTTGGAATTCATTGGATGGTAAATGCTAAAAAATAA
- a CDS encoding McrB family protein produces MTAQVIVYEIKSDAAKNAEKLFSHNDKYFYWNEGKFKNLSLNDYVFIVNKPSGWVLFTKSNTQEIETNTQQGDTIFKDNIDGKWNSITRFEILEILKIPHNWEWKSIKTNQAKCIYANDLHIADKKNVLLKINQLKTLSNKESFTKILDTCKSNIEREITEFIDSNQTSNTFLNVKANLEHIETYIEQKGFNFKKSEIINFYLSLKTKPFVILAGISGTGKTQLPRLFAEAIGMRKDQVIQIPVRPDWTDASDLIGYTSLKGSFISKPLTEAIIKAKENITKPHFFILDEMNLARVEHYFADFLSIIETRFRTKTSEVKTDFLLLKNQLKEANNANLYDAIYWPENLYLIGTVNMDETTYPFSRKVLDRANSIEMNTVELDWIDTQKQKVEKLTDFTNANLKSEYIASIELTETDKEQVEEPLEMLKKINKILKIANLHFAYRVRDEIIFYVLYAKKEQLLTQEKAIDFQIMQKILPRVHGSSNRTQKVIISLLNLLTNEDIATSYPDLEYLENNKKSILKKSSYPKSTEKLLFMLERFDEDRFTSFWV; encoded by the coding sequence ATGACGGCACAAGTTATAGTATATGAAATAAAAAGCGATGCAGCAAAAAATGCAGAAAAACTTTTTAGTCATAACGATAAATACTTTTATTGGAATGAAGGAAAATTTAAAAACCTCTCTTTAAATGATTATGTTTTTATTGTAAATAAACCTAGTGGATGGGTTTTATTTACAAAATCTAATACTCAAGAAATAGAAACAAATACCCAACAAGGAGATACAATTTTTAAGGATAACATTGATGGTAAGTGGAATTCCATTACCCGATTTGAAATTTTAGAAATACTAAAAATACCACATAATTGGGAATGGAAATCTATCAAAACCAATCAAGCAAAATGTATATATGCGAATGATTTACATATAGCTGATAAAAAAAATGTACTATTAAAGATTAACCAGCTTAAAACACTAAGTAATAAAGAATCTTTTACTAAAATACTTGATACATGTAAGTCAAATATTGAAAGGGAAATAACTGAATTTATCGATAGTAATCAAACTTCTAATACTTTTTTAAATGTAAAAGCTAATTTAGAGCATATAGAAACTTATATAGAACAAAAGGGTTTCAACTTTAAAAAAAGTGAAATCATCAATTTTTATCTATCATTAAAAACCAAACCTTTTGTAATTTTAGCAGGGATATCAGGAACTGGTAAAACACAGCTTCCAAGACTCTTTGCAGAAGCCATTGGTATGCGTAAAGATCAAGTAATTCAAATTCCTGTAAGACCAGATTGGACAGACGCTTCAGATTTAATTGGGTACACCTCTTTAAAAGGAAGTTTTATTTCTAAACCCCTTACAGAAGCCATTATAAAAGCAAAAGAAAATATTACTAAGCCTCATTTTTTTATTCTTGATGAAATGAATTTAGCAAGAGTAGAACATTATTTTGCAGATTTTTTAAGTATTATAGAAACCCGTTTTAGAACAAAAACCAGTGAAGTTAAAACCGATTTTTTACTTTTAAAAAATCAATTAAAAGAAGCCAACAACGCAAATTTATATGATGCGATTTATTGGCCAGAAAACCTATACTTAATAGGAACTGTAAATATGGATGAAACTACCTATCCATTTTCAAGAAAAGTGCTTGATAGAGCAAATTCAATTGAAATGAACACTGTAGAATTAGACTGGATTGACACACAAAAACAAAAAGTTGAAAAGCTTACAGATTTTACAAATGCCAATTTAAAAAGTGAATATATTGCAAGTATAGAACTTACTGAAACAGACAAAGAGCAGGTAGAAGAACCACTTGAAATGTTGAAAAAAATAAATAAAATACTCAAAATTGCAAACCTGCATTTTGCATATAGAGTTAGAGATGAGATTATTTTTTATGTACTTTATGCAAAAAAAGAGCAGTTGCTAACACAAGAAAAAGCTATAGATTTTCAAATTATGCAGAAAATTTTACCTAGAGTTCATGGCAGTTCTAACCGAACTCAAAAAGTAATTATTAGCTTATTAAACCTACTTACTAACGAGGATATAGCAACTTCATATCCAGATTTAGAATACTTAGAGAACAATAAAAAATCAATTCTTAAAAAATCAAGTTATCCGAAATCTACAGAAAAGTTACTATTTATGCTAGAACGTTTTGATGAAGATCGATTTACTTCTTTTTGGGTATGA